The genomic stretch GGAACTACGGGCTATAATTTCCCGGATCTCTTCTTCAAGCACTTTGGAGAAGTTGCTTAGAAGTCTAATGTGTTTAGCTATTGAGAGATGTTTATAGAGAAGGTTTGCTGCAAAAAAAAACTGATcttacaaatgaaaatgaaagccAAATCTTCTTTCCTGGGTGAatgcatatacatacatacatacatacatacatatatatatatacacatacatacatacatacatacatacatatatatatacacatacatacatacatatacatatacatacacatacatacatacctACATACCTACATATACAtagatacatatacatacatacatacatacatacatatacatacacatatacatacacatatacatatacatacacatatacatacacatatacatatacatacacatatacacatacatacatacatacacatatacatatacatacacatacacatacacatacacatatacatatacatacacatatacatatacatacacatatatatatacacatatacatatacatatacatatatatatatacatatacatatatatatatacatatacatatatatatatatacatatatataaataagtgaaTTTGCAAATTACGGTAAATGAAGATAAGGAAATTGCCAAGTAACTTTCAAAAGTGGGACTCTCGCGCATTCAGTGGAATCCTACAGCGAAACCTTCCACGCTAATGGAGTTACTAATGCTTGAGGGTGACTTGCAGAGCTTGGAGATTCCTCCAAAACCTTCTGTTTCTTCAGATGATAAAATTGTAGAAAATGAACTAAAAACTGTACAAAATCAATAAACCAAACAGTCACAGAAAAGGTAAATAACAGGCACGATTTAATTATCCTGATTTACCCAAGTTTAGGTTGTGTCAAATAAAGTcataatattcaatattttctcaCCACTCTCCTTACAATAAATGTACTTGTTAGAGAATTGTAATTATCACACTTAtacaaaagaattatatatatatatatatatatatatatatatatatatatatatatatatatatatatatattattaaactaaactcaaatcatGTGTAGTGCTTAGCAGTGGATAGGGCATAACAAATAACATCTTATCACTTACATGATAAAGAACAGATAACGAGTAGTTAAACATCATTTATAAGCTTCAAACCCTTGTTTTCATCTGCAtaacaccttataaataaagtgGGTCATCAATCCCAACAAAAATCAATGCAAATTAATCATGGACAGAGAAATAAAATTGTGGTGTTTAATTTAGGAACTTCGTCTAAAGCTTCCCTTccattcataaataaattcattctaTTGTCAATGAACTTAATATTTACTTGTAAATTGTGTTTTTAAATAGTTCTAGAGTTTCCTACTATTACTTGTCAATAGTATCTTtcagtatataaatagatgtgaAAGCTTCGAGTCTTCAGGATCAACTAACAAGAATCTTTTGTTAAGGAAAGTTAAGGACAATCCATTCTATCTTGACttataaagaaattatattttggttcaagaaattatttaaaaaaaaaaaaaacattcgtTTGAAACATGACGTTCTAACAACCCATACTTCTGTATTGTATTAAGTCCTCGCTAGCCTTCTTTTTTGAATATGTTTTCCTCTATCTTGACTATAAGAGCAAAGAACTTTTGTCGGTCCAATTAAAAAAcgaataaaatttctaaaaaaatcgAGGGGGCCATTGTCCCCGCTTGCCCCTAATGTGGCTCCGTTCCTGCTAGCCACCCTATCAAATTTTAACGCGTTTTTGCAAATTAAGTAATCAAAAgcagtttttgtttttgtcattttcacttGGAAGAGTCAATGTCATTTTTTGTGGCTTTTGTTTCGTTCGATTGTGTAAACATTGACATAGAAAACGTGTACTATGAGAAAAATTGTACGCAAGCATGTTTGCGGAATgtctattttcttcttctagaTGATCACCAACAATAACATCCAGTGTTGCAAAGATCTAAAGCAGCTCGAAATATATTGTGCgtttaaaatagaaatatgttAACAATGAATCACGAGTCCACGTCATGAATTACAAAGTTAGCAGACAAAATTGTAAGTCTATGTCTAAAATGAACATTATCATAGTCCTGGATGATCATGGATAATGATATTTTAGATTACAAAGttcaattacaaaattataactGTTTATGCGTTCATTAGAGGATTTCAATGTTTTTAGATTCATATTGAATATTGATCCGGTCTATGGGTTAACCAATTCAAATAATGATATTAGCATGAagtcaatataatataatcaaatttttaaaatgtgtttCTACAAATGGTGATATCAACATAACATTATAATAAAGTCTTAATAACAGTCTAACTGGATTGACCAGACAATGTAACATGATGCACCCAGTTCAACCTCAAGTTAATCTAATCTAACAACTAAAAATGTAAAACCAATTTGGCATTAATTATTGGTCAAACGCGGAAAGTCCTTGTTTAATATTTGCATTCTGCGCAGAGAAGTCAACATTCAATCTTCTTATATTATTGAATTCAGCTTCGTCAAAAACATTCGACTAGAGGATCTCAATGTTTTTAGATTCATATCAATTATGCTAGAAATTTATCATGTAATTTCTTGGAGGGTCCTCATCTCGTTTCATTGTTTACAGGTAGAAATAACTACTTCTTGCGCCTTGAACACAGTCTATTATActgttggttttgtttttttgtcctACTATTGATTATCTTGTTTCATTAGGACCCATGTGAAAAGAGTTATGATGCACCGTCTATCACAATTTTGACTTTAAACTTATAACTCAACATGCGTATTCACAAATGAGGAGCTCATAAGCTCTTCAGTTATTATTCACATGTCAAGTTGAGATTTAcctatgaattaaaatttgggaAAAGCATGTCAAATATCAAGActaataatatgtcaattaaataaacaattacaagaaaaaatacaatatttatggTGTTTTGATATAAAGTCTACAATTAGAAAAATACATGAGTACAACACACAAGATGCAATGGTATTACAATACCTAGTAGAAGACTAGGTCAAATAACATGATACTTGCTTATGTGGATGATGCCACCGCCCTTCGGGTACAAATTCTGTCATAGTTTTGAATTtgcactgttttttttttaattttaaaatgatgtaagatacatattttataatcaattttgcTTCAGGGTGTTATATTgataatcaatttaatataattaaaacaaataattttcctTTAGCTAGTAAACGTCAATcatattattctttaattaatgttaataataataataataataatgaaaagcTATCCCACTTAAGAGGAAATGAGATAACATGATGTTTCCAGGAATGACTACAACACTTGACGACGCTTTCCAATTTCCACCATAGCTTCAGCCTGTGACCCACCTCTTCTTTAAAACACCCTGTGCCTGTGGCCTCTTCTTCAACACAGCCTGTGGCTTTTTCTTCACAGGAGAGCTCAATTATTATCATATCTGATCAGTCTGATGGAGCACGTAATAGACGTTAAAACAGCCTCTCCTTCAACTACAGAGACCCACTCTTTCTCAAGCATACCTCTCTCCTCTCCATCACCGCAGCTTATGGGTATGTTTGCTGTAACATCTTTGTCGATTAGAGTGAGCCTATGAGCTCCTAAAAAACTTTCATcagtaaatatatatgtatatatatttttttattgcagAGGATCTGACAAGGTACCGGCCACTGTATAAAGCCATACTTGATGGCAACCTGGAATGGATAAGGGACTTCTGTGAGAAAAATCCAGAAGCGGTGCAAGTTCGGATCACGGTGAACTCGGACACAGCTCTTCACATAGCTGTTGGGAAAGAGGCGAATCAAATCGTGGAGCTTCTATTGTCTTTCATGTCAACAGTTGAAGTGGCACTGAAAAATAATGAGGGCAACACGGCCCTTTCCATTGCTGCAATTGTTGGCAATTTTCAAGCAGCTAAAATGATAATAAGCAGACATCCTGACTTGGCGGGAGTGGGAAATAACTCTGGCAGGATTCCGATTATTGAGGCTGCTCAACATGGCCAAAAGaagatgattaaatttttacagCAATTCACTCGACATATATTTCAGTTTGAAGAAAATGAGCATGCTTTTTCCTTCTTGAATTCGCTTGTAGTTGCCGGACTTTACGGTGAGTTAATTCTTTCCTTTGCCACAactaattcatatttttagcTGTTTCTCTTTCTCCGTCGTAAGACTCCACTTAAGGACAAAACCGTAAGCTCAATAATGACTTAAGTGGCTTGACCTAAGGTCAATGTCAAATACTTTCTTTAAGAGTAGAGTTATATATacaaatcttataaataattttatatataaataataatatatatattttatatctaatttaaaattatctaattatataatatcatattattatttatataaaaaattataaatattatttatatatataattttattactctCTTTAAACCTCTTTCTACATTAAATAGATATAcggataaaaatatttgattggGTTTTTATTGAGAGGTTATATTGTACTAAAAATTCCACATTGAATATGCCCAAACTGTGGAAACAATTCCCAAACCCCTCGAAAAGGGCTTTATCAATACCAAAAATCTCACATCTAATTCAGATTGGAGGGTCTTGGATCAATCGGACAATCCATCATCACTTTAAATGAGATGTTACGTCAGATTCCACGCAACATCAACAGaaattaattctaaattattgTCTTTTGTCTCAGATATGGCACTAGACTTTGTTAAACAATATCCAAGTTTAGCTATAAAGGAGTCATCTGATGGTGAATCTCTTTTGAGTGCACTAGCAGGAAAGCCTTCTGCATTTCCAAGTGGAAGAGAGCCACATTTTTGGGAACGTCATCTTTGTGGTTGTGAGTATATATTTCCCacaatttctctttctttccttttcctcAGTTTAATGGATAATTACTTTAAATCTCTTATAAGTACAATCTTCACTTCAACTTGACTCGTTTGATTGAGTCAGACCAATCTGTCTGGTCTTTAACCAGGTTTCTGACTGGTCTTTAACCAGGTTAAGGTAATGGAAGAGTACAAATACACCAATAACCACTGTTAAGTTTGATTAATTTGCAGTTCCAAGCTGTACAGAAGGGACAGGAGAAACAAAATGGACGAATAACGTAGCCGTTAAACTTGTCAAACTCTTATGCATGGAAATTACAAGAATACTAGACCACGAAAGAAGTTGCTCCATACTGAGACGGCCGTTCCTATTAGCGGCGGAATTAGGGGTCTGCGAAATTGTGAAAGAGATTATGATATCATTTCCTGATGCAGTCTGGTTTATAGATGGTGACAATCATAATGCACTTCAGCTGGCAGTCATGAACAGGAAAGAGAAGGTATTCAATCTTATATATCAAATGAGTAGTCACAAACATTTGTTGTTGATGTCCCATGATAACGATGGGAATAATATCTTGCACTTGGCTGGGAAGTTAGCACCTGAAAATCAGCTCGTTCTCATCTCTGGTGCAGCTTTACAAATGCAGCGTGAATTACGGTGGTTTGAggtaagaatttttatttgatagaaaTCGGTAACATGCTATGTGTGACATTGGATCACTGTCAAGATTCTGTTTTGGACTAATTGTCTGTTTTGGATAGCTTTGGACATTCTGACCATCACAGTTTTGCTTTTGTAGTTTACAAGCCTTAAGGTTTATGTGACCATTGAGGTTTGCCGCACATCATTTTGCTTTGAACACACAATCCATCACGGTTTTGCATTTGAGTTTTGCAAGTTTTAGGATCAAGCTTTGCAAGCCTTAGGGCCTTACAGGACCCATCATCATCATGAGATTTGTCCCACTATCATTTTGCTTTGGACAGATTGTTTGTCATAGCTTGCTTTTCGTTTTTGCAAGCCTCTACCCCACCATCATTTCGCTTTGGATACATTGTCCattataattttgtgttttagtttTACAAAACCTAGGGCCTTATGGATCTTAGCATCCTCACGAAGATGTGTTGCTCCATTGTTCAAAATGACACATAAAGTGACTCTAATACTATTTGTAACATCATGATCTAATAGTTtgattcattattaaaatattatccgTTTTGGACATACAATTTGCCACGATTTAGTCTAAACAAATTCTGCTTTTGAACTTTGTCATCCAAAATGTTTATTAATAAGGGCAGAAGGCTATTTCTAACCCatgttttagtttaatctcaacAATACACTCAtaatagatgaaaaactcaaacacccacctattTTTAaactatctttaattttttctttaaatataaaagcaaaaccgtcatttaataataatattaaaaaatatataattttattttactcaagttttaaaaattaacatttaacctcaaacttgaactttgaaaagtaactttttcTCTTCCAAATCCCTAAgatttttcttcacctctctcTGTAGCCACCGAATTAACAGAAGCATTGTCAGATAGTGAGCATCGTCTAGATCTAGATGACACTCATTGTCTATTCTCTAGATGACACTCATTGTCCAATCTAGACAATGCTCGTCATCCAGATCGGGACAACGCTTGTTGTCCAGTCTGGACAACGAAGCATCATCTAGAGATCTAGATGACTGTTGTCATCCTTGGACAACAGTGGTCATCTAGAGATCATTCTTTCGACTACTCCGTCCTGTAGCTCCGTTGTTGGTCCACCGTTCTCGAAGAAAATGATCAGATTTCAagggaaaaagtaaatttttaaaacttaatcaagaGGAGAAATGtcagtttttcaaactaataggggaatgagatataattttaattattttaatattattgataaaataatgattttattttttaaccctaacaaaaaatTGTGGGTGTGTCCTAACAGATTAAAACttagatagatatttaagtGTTTTATCTgctatagatatatatttatcatttcaccaaaacttgggtgaaaaattgtcctttttctgtattaataatttaaaagtacTCGAACCATTTAACCAAACTTCTATTATAATTCTTAAACAAGGTAAAACGGTTGTACGTACCCACCATCTcttttatgttatgttaatGTGGGACTTACCTAAGGTCTTAAACTATACAAAGGACTTCACCATTTAAAGAGTGCTAATTAATAAGACTAATTCAGAGTCCTACTTTTAACAACTATTTAATAAGACTAATTCTCAGTCCTACTTTTAACAACTATTTTGGCATGTCTTTTTCAAGTGCATATATTCATCCTCTTTAGTTATGAACTTTACTATATACAGGAAGTGAAGAAAATTGTTCAGCCTGCCTACAGAGAGAATAAAAACTCTAAAGGAGAAACACCAGCAATGGTATTTACTGAGGAACACAAGATGCTTGTAAAGAAAGGTGAGGAATGGATGAAACAAGCAGCCACTGGATGCTCATTAGCAACAACACTCATTGCCACAATAGTATTTGCCGCAGCAATCAGTGTACCTGGTGGCGATGGAGAAAATGGAAAACCAAAGTTTTTCAAAGAGAAAAGCTTCACGATATTTGACATCTCGGATGCACTCTCTTTGCTCTCATCTATTGCTGCCATGATAGTGTTCTTGTCCATCCTCATTACTCGCTATGCAGAAGATGATTTTCATTATGTCCTGCCCAACAGGTTGATATCAGGTCTTGTTTTGCTGTTTATCTCTGTAACGTCAATGATGGTTGACTATGGTGCCATTGTTTATCTGGTGTTTTATGACAAGAGGGCTCACTGGATACTTGTTTTACTCGGTGCATCAGTTTGTGCACCTGTGTTTTTGTTTGTGTATTCTCAACTTCCCCTCCTGGTAGATTTGGTCTTTTATACACATGGCCCTGGAATTTTCCTCAAGTGATAGGCATAAGAGAGTTGAAGTTAATggaatatttttatgtattgatCTTGGAAAAGAAATTAGTCTCCTTTTTTGTGTATTGtcagtttttcatttttcatttttttttttctcttactgTTTGAGAATACCTTATAATGGCTAACCAAATTTTAGCACAATAAGAGCCTTATAATGGTTAACCAAATTTCTGTGTTCTCAGCAATTTGCAATAGTGTCATCTACTTGTTCGTCTTCTTGAGAAATTGCTGAATACATATTTCTCTGTAAGTGATCCAACAACAATTTCTTATTCGTTTGTGACTCAACTCTGcctgttcttcttcttcttcaaaagcCACTGCTTCAATCTGTCGTTCGACACAATAACTCATTAATAGAATCATGGCTTCTCGGAAGTCAATGGAAAGATAACTTGATATACTCTCCATCTGCATGCAAAAATCGCAAATTATCAAGTTATGAACTGAGCCTAAAACCGTCCAAAATTCACATATTTCCAAAAACCTCAATTTTGGCAATTTATGTGACCTATAGTATTCGGGCCCCAAGAGTGAGGGAACCTGAGGTGGTTTTTTAGGCATTTTTCATATCATCCACTCTGTCACGAGTTAAGGTAAATAACCTCATTGAAACTCCCTGAAACTTGCACTCATAATCTCTCGAAATccatgcttaaaaaaaaaacaatcaactTTGGCCATTTTTGTGGGTTATAACACATTGACCTTGAGAGTAGAGGAATGCCTAGTGGTTTTTTAGACGTTTTTCCCATTATCCACTCTCCCGCAAGTCAAGTTAGATACCCTCATTGAGAATCCCTTGAAATATACACCCAAAGCCGCTTGAAATTCATGTTTTTCCAAAAACACTTAGTTTTGGCCCTTTTTGTAAGCAATAGCATACAGGCACTGAGGGTAAGGGAATGCACAGTAGTTCATGTggtgtttttttgttttatctaccCTCTCACGAGTCAAGgtacataattttactaaaaatccCTGAGACATGCTCAAAATCTATGTTTTTCTGAAACCCCtcaattttggccatttttgtGGACTATGACACACTGACCCAGAGGGTGGGGGAAAACCTAGCCGTTCTTGGGTCATTTTCATACTATCCACCTCTCACAAGTCAAGAAAGATAATCTCATTGAGAATTCCCCAAACTTGCTCCCAAATCTGCCCAAAATCCATACTTTTTTCAAAACtctcatttttgtcatttttgtgaGTTATAGCACACAAGCCCTGATAGTGGGGGAACACTGGATGGTTTTTAggatgtgtttgatttaaataatattttattactaaaattgaaagattatcttgacaaataaattatttagagaaatattatatataaattattactgtgTTTGACAAAATatgtaggtataaataattattgtatcttGTTAgaggaaataataaaaatactaatatattattttacttaaatatttttgggtataattattataaaatatatttcatattacatgttatattaattgaaaataaatgtatttttatcctaaaattaataagtaaagataTAACTATAACCGAATTAAGATTATCTTTGTAATCTTTAAATTTCTAACTTAGGGTAATAATAAGATTACCTTTCatattacttatcacatcactattgataataaaaaattatcaaaatcttttattattgacaaatcaaGCAAAGTAATTTTagcaataaaagataaattatcagagtaatttttatatactttgAAACAAATCCTCTGTTAAGGTGTTTTTCACACTATCTACCATCTCATGAGTTAAGGTAGATCCTTGAAACTTGAGTTCAAAACCACCCAACATCTACACTTTTATAAAACTACCCCACCtcccaacaaaaaaaaaaaattgatcatttttatgGGTTGTAGCACATGAAGCCCAAGGATAGGGGAATGTCCAATggttttggaaaattttttacACCATCCACCCTTTCACGAATCAagatagataattttaataagaatcTCCGAAACTTGCACTCAAAACTACTTGAAATTCACActttttaggatttaaaaaaCTCCATTTTTGACCATTTCAATAGGTTATAACATATTGGTCCGGAGGGTAGGGGAATGCTCCACAATTTTTGGGACATCTTTTGCAGTATCCACCCTCTCACAAGTCAAGATAATTAGTCTCACCAATGAGTCTccaaaaattgtataaaattttcCATTCAAGTTACATTCATTGTTAAAGatgttagatttgaattaagttagGCCCAAACTTGGGTGGGCTCAATCTTTGCTCAAATCCATAATAGTCAACTCGAACTCGTTCAAACTGACTGGAGATGTTTTTAGATACTCATtgataagataaatagtatcatcaacgagataaataatataacctGCAAAACAAACATTTTACTTAATAGGGATCTAAGTCTAACTTGTGTTGAGCTTTCAAGTTGAAACCctatttcaaatttaacttgaattgaGTCAAACACCAAACCAAATTAACTTTGTTTGCATCCAACCCTAATTCTTATCCAGAAGTTGGTTTATCTCATAATTTTATGAGTTGTTAGTTAGTATATCTTGTACTACTCTTTTTTGCAATCTTCCAAATAATTTTGAGGGTGTGATATATCACTTATCCGGTCAGAACTTGTACCCACAAATTGGGCCTGCTCTTCTTCCGCTTCTTCCACTAGCTCAATTCTCATCCCAATGGTTCGAGGATTATGCTATTTTTGCAGTTACTTGCGAGTCAAGGCACCCACTCAAGGTGTTTAGTTGAATGGGCTGCCATTACCAATATGTAGCCtctttattgcttttttttctttttttgggtaattaaatttataaacaaaaagggAGGCCTTACCACAGGACAAAAAGCCCTAGGTTAAGGCAAAAAGAAAGGCAACCTCTTGACAAGCTATCTGCAACACAAGGAGAAGATAGAGGTCAAGAGGGCCAAAAACAAGCAATGCAGTCACAAACAACAACAACCAAAGCTAGCCAAACGCAAAAGAGAGTAAAAGCCCAGCAAAAGTAAGAATTGTAATCCCAAAACCAGAGGACCACCCAAACCAACTCAACCAAACGCATGACAAACAGAGCACTACCCAGAGCAAAGTGGAATGAAGAGCTGGCAGACATCTGCAT from Mangifera indica cultivar Alphonso chromosome 6, CATAS_Mindica_2.1, whole genome shotgun sequence encodes the following:
- the LOC123218667 gene encoding uncharacterized protein LOC123218667, with the translated sequence MEHVIDVKTASPSTTETHSFSSIPLSSPSPQLMEDLTRYRPLYKAILDGNLEWIRDFCEKNPEAVQVRITVNSDTALHIAVGKEANQIVELLLSFMSTVEVALKNNEGNTALSIAAIVGNFQAAKMIISRHPDLAGVGNNSGRIPIIEAAQHGQKKMIKFLQQFTRHIFQFEENEHAFSFLNSLVVAGLYDMALDFVKQYPSLAIKESSDGESLLSALAGKPSAFPSGREPHFWERHLCGFPSCTEGTGETKWTNNVAVKLVKLLCMEITRILDHERSCSILRRPFLLAAELGVCEIVKEIMISFPDAVWFIDGDNHNALQLAVMNRKEKVFNLIYQMSSHKHLLLMSHDNDGNNILHLAGKLAPENQLVLISGAALQMQRELRWFEEVKKIVQPAYRENKNSKGETPAMVFTEEHKMLVKKGEEWMKQAATGCSLATTLIATIVFAAAISVPGGDGENGKPKFFKEKSFTIFDISDALSLLSSIAAMIVFLSILITRYAEDDFHYVLPNRLISGLVLLFISVTSMMVDYGAIVYLVFYDKRAHWILVLLGASVCAPVFLFVYSQLPLLVDLVFYTHGPGIFLK